A region of Vigna radiata var. radiata cultivar VC1973A chromosome 10, Vradiata_ver6, whole genome shotgun sequence DNA encodes the following proteins:
- the LOC106775711 gene encoding uncharacterized protein LOC106775711 isoform X1, whose amino-acid sequence MFSVIRRKLRHLYSRILWLLWKRPRSKVVIKRFRKLNFKGHHPRTELSKNKSRSDSNGLLVESESGRPIRIATFNVAMFSLAPAVSEFDEWVVSNHEHGSKKKNLTKGEFPKSILKQSPLHASLNKAQSLSDSNILPRSNLKVSINLPENEISLANSKEGTSDRIMGNVSGRHQVPARSPVCFPFIMNYCEGSERFASSRSILEVLREIDADVMALQDVKAEEEKNMKPLSDLAAALGMKYVFAESWAPEYGNAILSKWPIKKWKVQKIADDNDFRNVLKATIDVPWAGEINLYSTQLDHLDENWRMKQVQEIFRSNDPPHILAGGLNSLYRADYSSERWTDIFNYYEKLGKPRPRSEVMNFMKSKGYIDAKDYAGECEPIVIIAKGQNVQGTCKYGTRVDYILASPNSPYKYVPGSYSVISSKGTSDHHIVKVDIVRVNASAQKNVMRQCRKLKSKVVKITPPCSATGVRESTPPTKILVP is encoded by the exons ATGTTTAGTGTGATTAGAAGAAAACTCCGGCACCTATATTCAAGGATATTGTGGCTACTATGGAAGCGCCCTAGGTCTAAAGTTGTGATCAAAAGGTTTAGAAAATTGAACTTTAAGGGTCACCACCCCAGAACAGAATTGAGTAAAAACAAATCTAGAAGTGACTCAAATGGCCTATTGGTTGAGTCTGAATCTGGAAGGCCTATTAGGATTGCTACATTCAATGTTGCCATGTTTTCACTTGCTCCTGCTGTTTCAGAATTTGATGAATGGGTTGTCTCCAATCATGAGCATGGATCTAAGAAGAAGAATCTCACAAAGGGTGAGTTCCCCAAGAGTATACTGAAGCAATCTCCATTGCATGCCTCTCTGAACAAAGCTCAGAGTCTTTCTGACTCCAACATTCTGCCACGTTCAAATTTGAAGGTTTCTATTAATCTTCCTGAGAATGAGATTTCATTGGCAAATAGTAAAGAGGGCACATCAGATAGAATTATGGGAAATGTGTCTGGCAGGCATCAGGTCCCTGCAAGGTCTCCTGTGTGCTTTCCTTTCATTATGAACTACTGTGAGGGCAGTGAGAGATTCGCAAGCAGCAGAAGCATCCTTGAAGTTCTGAGGGAGATTGATGCTGATGTGATGGCCCTGCAGGATGTGAAagcagaagaagagaagaacatGAAGCCTCTTTCTGATTTAGCAGCTGCCTTGGGGATGAAATATGTGTTTGCTGAGAGTTGGGCTCCAGAATATGGAAATGCCATCTTATCCAAATGGCCAATTAAGAAGTGGAAAGTTCAAAAGATTGCTGATGATAATGATTTCAG GAATGTTTTGAAGGCTACAATTGATGTGCCTTGGGCTGgagaaataaatttgtattctaCTCAGCTTGACCACTTAGATGAGAATTGGAGAATGAAACAAGTGCAGGAAATATTTCGCTCCAATGACCCTCCCCATATCTTAGCAGGAGGTCTCAATTCGCTATATAGAGCAGATTACTCATCCGAGAGATGGACAGATATTTTTAAT TACTATGAGAAACTCGGAAAGCCTAGGCCAAGGTCAGAAGTCATGAACTTCATGAAATCCAAAGGCTATATCGATGCAAAGGATTATGCAGGAGAATGTGAGCCCATTGTTATCATTGCTAAAGGccaaa ATGTGCAGGGGACATGCAAGTATGGCACAAGAGTGGATTACATTCTGGCTTCCCCAAACTCTCCATACAAGTACGTGCCAGGGTCCTACTCAGTGATTTCTTCAAAAGGAACTTCTGATCACCATATAGTGAAAGTGGACATTGTGAGAGTAAATGCATCTGCTCAGAAAAATGTCATGAGACAGTGCAGGAAACTAAAGAGTAAGGTTGTGAAAATAACACCACCATGTTCTGCAACAGGTGTAAGGGAATCAACCCCACCTACCAAAATACTTGTACCATAG
- the LOC106775711 gene encoding uncharacterized protein LOC106775711 isoform X2 has translation MFSVIRRKLRHLYSRILWLLWKRPRSKVVIKRFRKLNFKGHHPRTELSKNKSRSDSNGLLVESESGRPIRIATFNVAMFSLAPAVSEFDEWVVSNHEHGSKKKNLTKGEFPKSILKQSPLHASLNKAQSLSDSNILPRSNLKVSINLPENEISLANSKEGTSDRIMGNVSGRHQVPARSPVCFPFIMNYCEGSERFASSRSILEVLREIDADVMALQDVKAEEEKNMKPLSDLAAALGMKYVFAESWAPEYGNAILSKWPIKKWKVQKIADDNDFRNVLKATIDVPWAGEINLYSTQLDHLDENWRMKQVQEIFRSNDPPHILAGGLNSLYRADYSSERWTDIFNYYEKLGKPRPRSEVMNFMKSKGYIDAKDYAGEYVQGTCKYGTRVDYILASPNSPYKYVPGSYSVISSKGTSDHHIVKVDIVRVNASAQKNVMRQCRKLKSKVVKITPPCSATGVRESTPPTKILVP, from the exons ATGTTTAGTGTGATTAGAAGAAAACTCCGGCACCTATATTCAAGGATATTGTGGCTACTATGGAAGCGCCCTAGGTCTAAAGTTGTGATCAAAAGGTTTAGAAAATTGAACTTTAAGGGTCACCACCCCAGAACAGAATTGAGTAAAAACAAATCTAGAAGTGACTCAAATGGCCTATTGGTTGAGTCTGAATCTGGAAGGCCTATTAGGATTGCTACATTCAATGTTGCCATGTTTTCACTTGCTCCTGCTGTTTCAGAATTTGATGAATGGGTTGTCTCCAATCATGAGCATGGATCTAAGAAGAAGAATCTCACAAAGGGTGAGTTCCCCAAGAGTATACTGAAGCAATCTCCATTGCATGCCTCTCTGAACAAAGCTCAGAGTCTTTCTGACTCCAACATTCTGCCACGTTCAAATTTGAAGGTTTCTATTAATCTTCCTGAGAATGAGATTTCATTGGCAAATAGTAAAGAGGGCACATCAGATAGAATTATGGGAAATGTGTCTGGCAGGCATCAGGTCCCTGCAAGGTCTCCTGTGTGCTTTCCTTTCATTATGAACTACTGTGAGGGCAGTGAGAGATTCGCAAGCAGCAGAAGCATCCTTGAAGTTCTGAGGGAGATTGATGCTGATGTGATGGCCCTGCAGGATGTGAAagcagaagaagagaagaacatGAAGCCTCTTTCTGATTTAGCAGCTGCCTTGGGGATGAAATATGTGTTTGCTGAGAGTTGGGCTCCAGAATATGGAAATGCCATCTTATCCAAATGGCCAATTAAGAAGTGGAAAGTTCAAAAGATTGCTGATGATAATGATTTCAG GAATGTTTTGAAGGCTACAATTGATGTGCCTTGGGCTGgagaaataaatttgtattctaCTCAGCTTGACCACTTAGATGAGAATTGGAGAATGAAACAAGTGCAGGAAATATTTCGCTCCAATGACCCTCCCCATATCTTAGCAGGAGGTCTCAATTCGCTATATAGAGCAGATTACTCATCCGAGAGATGGACAGATATTTTTAAT TACTATGAGAAACTCGGAAAGCCTAGGCCAAGGTCAGAAGTCATGAACTTCATGAAATCCAAAGGCTATATCGATGCAAAGGATTATGCAGGAGAAT ATGTGCAGGGGACATGCAAGTATGGCACAAGAGTGGATTACATTCTGGCTTCCCCAAACTCTCCATACAAGTACGTGCCAGGGTCCTACTCAGTGATTTCTTCAAAAGGAACTTCTGATCACCATATAGTGAAAGTGGACATTGTGAGAGTAAATGCATCTGCTCAGAAAAATGTCATGAGACAGTGCAGGAAACTAAAGAGTAAGGTTGTGAAAATAACACCACCATGTTCTGCAACAGGTGTAAGGGAATCAACCCCACCTACCAAAATACTTGTACCATAG
- the LOC111242705 gene encoding uncharacterized protein LOC111242705 has product MVPSTVFKVLKSPKIGILKLASLRASFVSRTEITMDLRESISNQTDVALSMTKLLLSKEARDKNFVYSPLSLHVVLSIIAAGSKGPTLDQLLSFLRSKSTXHLNSFASQLVTVVLSDAYPAGGPRLSFADGVWVEQTLSLLPSFKQLVNTDYKATLASVDFQTKAVEVANEVNSWAEKETNGLVKELLPAGSVXSTTRLIFANALYFKGAWNEKFHASITKNHDFHLLDGNSVKVPFMTSKKKQFIRPFXGFKVLGLPYKQGEDKRQFTMYFFLPDAKDGLPALVEKLASEPGFLERKFPNYQLDVGDFRIPRFKISFGFEASDVLKELGVVLPFTVGGLTXMVESPVGQNLCVSDIFHKSFIEVNEEGTEAAAATGILVGCSRSPSKTPSKIDFVADHPFLFLIREDLTGTVLFIGQVLDPRVGGHHPRTELSKNKSRSDSNGLLVESESGRPIRIATFNVAMFSLAPAVSEFDEWVVSNHEHGSKKKNLTKGEFPKSILKQSPLHASLNKAQSLSDSNILPRSNLKVSINLPENEISLANSKEGTSDRIMGNVSGRHQVPARSPVCFPFIMNYCEGSERFASSRSILEVLREIDADVMALQDVKAEEEKNMKPLSDLAAALGMKYVFAESWAPEYGNAILSKWPIKKWKVQKIADDNDFRNVLKATIDVPWAGEINLYSTQLDHLDENWRMKQVQEIFRSNDPPHILAGGLNSLYRADYSSERWTDIFNYYEKLGKPRPRSEVMNFMKSKGYIDAKDYAGECEPIVIIAKGQNVQGTCKYGTRVDYILASPNSPYKYVPGSYSVISSKGTSDHHIVKVDIVRVNASAQKNVMRQCRKLKSKLYFNGQEVGIMIVKDHFVGTELAMTNAIVEEEIDFSCDPYIGLEFDTADEALKFYTSYANRTGFKVRIGQLYRSRTDGSVSSRRFVCSKEGRQLSSRTGCPAFIRVQINGSGKWVIDHFHKDHNHNLEISGENCTPTLQQKGDTVVNSLTEFTRRPRKKLLEEADNDSSCPFGIIDFKRLRKEELEGQPKTEPYVGQEFSSPNEAYQFYHAYAAHLGFGVRIGQLFRSKNDGLITSRRFVCSKEGFQHPSRVGCGAYLRIKRQPTGKWTVDRLRKDHNHDLDSEKEGRAKDIHSSNILNDDADTGFVNGDLFRIDNYTVPRGGRQNHIRSEWYNILLEYFQTRQTEDTGFFYSVEVDNGNCMSIFWADGRSRYSCSQFGDVLALDTSYRKTVYLVPFATFVGVNHHKQPVLLGCALVADESEESFTWLFQTWLRAMSGRQPLTVIADQDIAVQRAIAKVFPVTYHRFSLWQIKAKEQENMGLMGDGFTKDYEKCVYQSQTVDEFDATWNVLLNKYGLKDNAWLKEMYEKRASWVPLYLKGTFFAGIPMNESLDSFFGALLNAQTPLLEFIPRYERGLERRREEERKEDFNTSNFQPILQTKEPVEEQCRRLYTLAVFKVFQKELLQCFSYLGFKIFEEGGLSRYMVRRCGNDMEKHVVTFNASNLSISCSCQMFERDGVLCRHVLRVFQILQLREVPSRYILHRWTRNAEDGVFPDIESWSSSQELKNLMLWSLRETASKYIDAGATSIEKYKLAYEILREGGRKLCWHR; this is encoded by the exons ATGGTCCCTAGTACAGTGTTCAAAGTGTTGAAATCTCCAAAAATCGGGATTCTAAAATTAGCGTCACTGCGAGCTTCATTTGTTTCCAGAACCGAAATAACAATGGACCTGCGTGAATCGATCAGCAACCAAACCGATGTTGCCCTCAGCATGACAAAGCTGTTGTTGTCGAAGGAAGCTCGGGACAAGAACTTCGTGTATTCGCCGCTGTCGTTGCACGTTGTTCTCAGCATCATCGCTGCTGGCTCCAAGGGTCCCACACTCGATCAGCTTCTCTCTTTCCTCCGATCCAAGTCCACCNACCATCTCAACTCCTTCGCCTCTCAGCTCGTCACCGTCGTACTCTCCGATGCCTATCCCGCCGGAGGGCCTCGACTCTCCTTCGCCGACGGCGTCTGGGTTGAGCAAaccctttctcttcttccttccttcaaaCAGCTTGTCAACACTGATTACAAGGCAACTTTGGCTTCGGTTGATTTCCAGACCAAG gCTGTTGAAGTGGCCAATGAAGTTAATTCTTGGGCCGAAAAGGAGACAAATGGCCTTGTAAAAGAACTTCTTCCTGCTGGATCTGTTNACAGTACAACCAGACTCATCTTTGCAAACGCACTGTACTTCAAAGGAGCGTGGAATGAGAAGTTTCATGCTTCAATTACAAAAAACCATGATTTCCACCTTCTTGATGGCAATTCAGTCAAGGTTCCCTTCATGACTAGCAAGAAGAAGCAGTTCATAAGGCCTTTTNAGGGTTTTAAAGTCCTTGGTCTTCCCTACAAGCAAGGTGAAGATAAACGCCAATTCACCATGTACTTTTTCCTTCCAGATGCAAAAGATGGGCTNCCAGCTTTGGTTGAGAAGTTGGCTTCGGAACCTGGGTTCTTGGAACGCAAGTTTCCTAATTACCAATTGGATGTAGGGGATTTCAGGATCCCAAGATTCAAAATTTCTTTTGGGTTTGAAGCCTCTGATGTGCTGAAGGAACTTGGAGTGGTTTTACCTTTCACTGTTGGAGGTTTGACANAAATGGTGGAGTCTCCTGTGGGTCAAAACCTGTGTGTTTCTGATATATTTCACAAGTCTTTTATTGAAGTAAACGAAGAGGGTACTGAAGCTGCAGCGGCTACTGGAATACTGGTGGGGTGTAGTCGGTCTCCGTCTAAAACTCCGTCTAAAATAGACTTCGTAGCTGACCACCCTTTCTTGTTCCTCATCAGAGAAGATTTAACTGGAACAGTACTCTTTATTGGCCAGGTGCTCGATCCTCGTGTTGGA GGTCACCACCCCAGAACAGAATTGAGTAAAAACAAATCTAGAAGTGACTCAAATGGCCTATTGGTTGAGTCTGAATCTGGAAGGCCTATTAGGATTGCTACATTCAATGTTGCCATGTTTTCACTTGCTCCTGCTGTTTCAGAATTTGATGAATGGGTTGTCTCCAATCATGAGCATGGATCTAAGAAGAAGAATCTCACAAAGGGTGAGTTCCCCAAGAGTATACTGAAGCAATCTCCATTGCATGCCTCTCTGAACAAAGCTCAGAGTCTTTCTGACTCCAACATTCTGCCACGTTCAAATTTGAAGGTTTCTATTAATCTTCCTGAGAATGAGATTTCATTGGCAAATAGTAAAGAGGGCACATCAGATAGAATTATGGGAAATGTGTCTGGCAGGCATCAGGTCCCTGCAAGGTCTCCTGTGTGCTTTCCTTTCATTATGAACTACTGTGAGGGCAGTGAGAGATTCGCAAGCAGCAGAAGCATCCTTGAAGTTCTGAGGGAGATTGATGCTGATGTGATGGCCCTGCAGGATGTGAAagcagaagaagagaagaacatGAAGCCTCTTTCTGATTTAGCAGCTGCCTTGGGGATGAAATATGTGTTTGCTGAGAGTTGGGCTCCAGAATATGGAAATGCCATCTTATCCAAATGGCCAATTAAGAAGTGGAAAGTTCAAAAGATTGCTGATGATAATGATTTCAG GAATGTTTTGAAGGCTACAATTGATGTGCCTTGGGCTGgagaaataaatttgtattctaCTCAGCTTGACCACTTAGATGAGAATTGGAGAATGAAACAAGTGCAGGAAATATTTCGCTCCAATGACCCTCCCCATATCTTAGCAGGAGGTCTCAATTCGCTATATAGAGCAGATTACTCATCCGAGAGATGGACAGATATTTTTAAT TACTATGAGAAACTCGGAAAGCCTAGGCCAAGGTCAGAAGTCATGAACTTCATGAAATCCAAAGGCTATATCGATGCAAAGGATTATGCAGGAGAATGTGAGCCCATTGTTATCATTGCTAAAGGccaaa ATGTGCAGGGGACATGCAAGTATGGCACAAGAGTGGATTACATTCTGGCTTCCCCAAACTCTCCATACAAGTACGTGCCAGGGTCCTACTCAGTGATTTCTTCAAAAGGAACTTCTGATCACCATATAGTGAAAGTGGACATTGTGAGAGTAAATGCATCTGCTCAGAAAAATGTCATGAGACAGTGCAGGAAACTAAAGAGTAAG TTATATTTTAACGGACAAGAAGTTGGGATCATGATTGTAAAGGATCATTTTGTTGGTACTGAGCTTGCAATGACTAATGCTATTGTGGAGGAGGAAATAGACTTTTCTTGTGATCCGTACATAGGGTTGGAATTTGACACAGCAGATGAAGCACTAAAGTTCTACACTTCATATGCAAATCGAACAGGATTTAAAGTTCGGATTGGTCAGCTGTATAGATCAAGAACTGATGGGTCAGTTTCTTCTCGAAGATTTGTGTGCTCAAAGGAGGGACGTCAACTCAGTTCAAGAACAGGCTGTCCAGCATTCATAAGGGTGCAAATAAATGGTTCTGGAAAGTGGGTGATTGATCATTTTCATAAGGACCATAATCACAATCTTGAAATCAGTGGTGAAAACTGTACTCCAACATTGCAACAGAAAGGTGATACAGTTGTGAACTCTCTTACTGAGTTTACTAGGAGGCCAAGGAAGAAATTGCTGGAAGAAGCAGATAATGATTCCTCTTGTCCCTTTGGCATTATTGATTTCAAACGTCTGAGAAAGGAAGAACTTGAAGGACAGCCCAAGACTGAACCATATGTTGGTCAAGAGTTCAGTTCACCTAATGAAGCCTACCAATTTTATCATGCATATGCAGCGCATTTGGGTTTTGGAGTTCGAATTGGTCAATTGTTTCGTTCCAAGAATGATGGATTGATTACATCCCGCCGATTTGTTTGCTCCAAGGAGGGGTTCCAGCATCCTTCAAGAGTTGGTTGTGGGGCTTATTTAAGGATTAAGAGACAGCCGACAGGAAAGTGGACAGTGGACCGTCTCCGAAAGGATCATAACCATGATCTGGACTCTGAAAAAGAGGGCAGGGCAAAAGATATCCATTCTTCTAATATTCTGAATGACGATGCAGATACTGGATTTGTGAACGGTGACTTGTTTAGAATCGATAACTACACTGTCCCTAGAGGAGGTAGGCAAAATCACATTAGAAGTGAGTGGTACAACATTCTTTTAGAGTATTTTCAAACAAGACAGACAGAAGATACTGGATTCTTTTATTCTGTGGAAGTTGACAATGGTAATTGTATGAGCATATTTTGGGCGGATGGCAGATCTAGATATTCATGTAGTCAGTTTGGTGACGTCCTAGCCTTGGACACGTCATACCGAAAAACTGTCTATTTGGTGCCTTTTGCTACTTTTGTTGGGGTCAATCATCACAAGCAACCTGTGCTTCTTGGATGTGCTTTAGTTGCCGATGAATCTGAAGAATCTTTCACTTGGTTGTTTCAGACATGGCTTAGGGCAATGTCTGGCCGGCAGCCTCTGACAGTTATTGCTGATCAAGATATTGCAGTCCAGAGGGCAATAGCAAAAGTCTTTCCTGTAACCTATCATCGGTTTTCTTTGTGGCAAATTAAGGCAAAGGAACAAGAGAACATGGGTCTGATGGGTGATGGCTTTACAAAAGACTATGAAAAGTGTGTTTACCAGAGTCAGACAGTTGATGAATTTGACGCCACATGGAACGTGCTACTCAACAAATATGGATTGAAGGACAATGCTTGGCTAAAAGAGATGTATGAGAAGCGGGCATCTTGGGTTCCGTTGTATTTAAAGGGCACATTTTTTGCTGGCATTCCCATGAATGAAAGCCTTGATTCATTCTTTGGTGCACTTTTAAATGCCCAGACACCTCTCTTGGAGTTCATTCCTCGGTACGAAAGGGGTCTTGAGCGACGCCgcgaggaagaaagaaaagaggatTTTAATACTTCTAATTTTCAACCCATTTTGCAAACAAAAGAACCAGTGGAAGAACAATGCAGGAGGCTTTACACTCTTGCTGTATTCAAAGTATTTCAAAAAGAGCTATTGCAGTGCTTTAGCTATCTCGGGTTTAAAATATTTGAGGAAGGGGGTCTGAGCAGATATATGGTGCGAAGGTGTGGAAATGATATGGAGAAACATGTAGTTACATTTAATGCATCAAATCTCAGCATTAGTTGTAGCTGTCAGATGTTTGAGCGCGATGGTGTTCTTTGTAGGCACGTGTTGAGGGTTTTCCAGATATTACAATTAAGAGAAGTTCCTTCTCGCTACATCTTACACCGGTGGACAAGAAATGCTGAGGATGGTGTCTTTCCTGACATAGAATCGTGGAGCAGCTCTCAGGAACTTAAAAATTTGATGCTATGGAGTCTAAGAGAAACTGCATCTAAATACATCGATGCTGGTGCAACATCCATTGAAAAGTATAAACTTGCCTATGAAATTTTGCGAGAGGGTGGGAGAAAGCTTTGTTGGCACAGGTGA